Proteins from one Paraburkholderia sp. BL10I2N1 genomic window:
- a CDS encoding DeoR/GlpR family DNA-binding transcription regulator, whose product MTRDPRLTLNARQQELLEWVQRDGFVTVDDLAAHFDVTPQTIRRDVNWLADMNLLRRYHGGASLPTSSENVSYTARQRMFHDEKRRIAALVATHIPEQASLFINLGTTTEEVARALNRHRGLRVITNNLNVASMMSGYPDSEVLVTGGIVRPWDKGIVGELAIDFIRQFKVDFAIIGTSSIETDGTLRDFDTREVRVAEAIIEHARTVFLAADHSKFGRPALVRQGHLNQIDALFTDAAPPADMAETLATAATQVYIAD is encoded by the coding sequence ATGACCCGAGATCCCCGCCTGACCCTGAACGCACGTCAACAGGAATTGCTCGAATGGGTGCAACGCGACGGCTTCGTTACCGTCGACGATCTCGCCGCGCATTTCGACGTGACGCCGCAGACGATCCGGCGCGATGTGAACTGGCTCGCGGACATGAATCTGCTACGCCGCTATCACGGCGGCGCGAGCTTGCCGACCAGCTCCGAAAACGTCTCGTACACCGCTCGGCAAAGGATGTTTCACGACGAGAAGCGTCGTATCGCTGCGTTAGTGGCCACTCACATTCCTGAACAGGCTTCGCTTTTCATCAATCTCGGCACCACAACCGAAGAAGTCGCACGCGCGCTCAACCGCCATCGGGGGCTGCGGGTGATCACGAACAACCTGAACGTCGCCAGCATGATGAGCGGCTATCCGGACAGCGAGGTGCTCGTAACTGGTGGGATCGTGCGCCCGTGGGACAAGGGGATCGTAGGTGAACTCGCGATCGATTTCATCCGCCAGTTCAAAGTCGATTTCGCGATCATCGGCACGTCGAGCATTGAGACGGACGGCACGCTGCGCGACTTCGACACCCGCGAAGTGCGCGTCGCCGAGGCGATCATCGAGCATGCACGCACCGTCTTCCTCGCCGCCGATCACTCGAAATTCGGCCGCCCTGCACTTGTCCGCCAGGGGCATCTGAACCAGATCGACGCACTCTTCACCGACGCCGCCCCGCCCGCCGACATGGCCGAAACCCTCGCGACAGCGGCTACGCAGGTCTATATCGCCGACTGA
- a CDS encoding ferritin-like domain-containing protein, which yields MPWRIEDIDLSRIDRQRAVVNEDLLLLLCAASFIESGTDLYTSNLSTFFNGDPEVSAWLNNEWEPEEMQHGRALKAYIAHVWPEFDWDTAFQNFFEEYSKTCSVEDFEKTRALEMVARCVVETGTATLYRAIGECSDEPVLKQITDNIRTDEVRHYKHFFKYFKKYNKIEGNGRLAVLGALMRRVMEIKNEDSEIALRHVFAIRYPERVNDPVYNRERAARINTLVRRNLSADMCVKMLLKPLDLPAKIQPGVHYPLAKITQHVFFR from the coding sequence ATGCCCTGGCGGATCGAAGATATTGATCTCAGCCGCATCGACCGGCAGCGCGCGGTCGTCAATGAAGATCTGCTATTGCTGCTGTGTGCGGCGTCGTTCATCGAAAGCGGCACCGACCTTTACACCAGCAATCTCAGCACGTTTTTCAACGGCGACCCCGAAGTTTCAGCGTGGCTCAACAATGAATGGGAGCCCGAAGAAATGCAGCATGGCCGGGCACTAAAGGCCTATATTGCTCACGTGTGGCCGGAATTCGACTGGGATACGGCCTTTCAAAACTTCTTTGAAGAGTATTCAAAAACCTGTTCGGTCGAGGACTTCGAAAAGACGCGTGCGCTTGAAATGGTGGCGCGCTGTGTGGTCGAAACAGGTACGGCGACGCTGTATCGGGCGATCGGCGAGTGTTCCGATGAGCCTGTGCTCAAGCAGATCACAGACAACATCCGCACTGACGAAGTCCGTCACTACAAGCATTTTTTCAAATACTTCAAGAAGTACAACAAGATCGAGGGCAACGGCCGTCTGGCCGTGCTAGGCGCACTGATGCGCCGCGTGATGGAAATCAAGAACGAGGATTCGGAGATCGCGCTGCGTCATGTATTCGCGATCCGCTATCCTGAACGCGTGAACGATCCGGTCTACAACCGCGAACGCGCGGCGCGCATCAATACTCTCGTGCGTCGCAACCTGTCGGCGGACATGTGTGTGAAGATGCTGCTGAAGCCACTGGATCTGCCTGCGAAGATTCAACCGGGCGTGCACTACCCGCTCGCGAAGATCACGCAACACGTGTTCTTTCGCTGA
- a CDS encoding DEAD/DEAH box helicase, with protein sequence MSFDSLGLSEPLVRAVHELGYTSPTPIQTQAIPAVLNGGDLLAGAQTGTGKTAGFTLPILQRLTTMQPVNNASGKRAVRALILTPTRELAAQVEESVRQYGKYLKLKSTVMFGGVGINPQIDALRRGVDIVVATPGRLLDHMQQKTIDLSQLDILVLDEADRMLDMGFIHDIKRVLAKLPPKRQNLLFSATFSDEIKTLADNLLDAPALIEVARRNTTAESVAQKIHPVDRDKKRELLTHLIRRHNWFQVLVFTRTKHGANRLAEQLTKDGISALAIHGNKSQSARTRALAEFKDATLQVLVATDIAARGIDIDQLPHVVNFDLPNVPEDYVHRIGRTGRAGATGEAVSLVCVDELQLLKDIEKLIKRPVPQEVIAGFEPDPDAKPEPILRRGQGGGGGRQPRQGQGAPKREGAAQPRSGSRSGTSQQQPQTRPQAAKPGSSGQAQVRKDNPRHETTRHHDKPRAATHEAGAANRAPRKPQGGGPGALLGGKPRGDAPRSAHPPRNGGQRGR encoded by the coding sequence ATGTCTTTTGATTCCCTCGGCTTGTCCGAACCGCTGGTCCGTGCTGTTCACGAACTGGGCTACACCTCCCCTACACCTATCCAGACCCAGGCGATTCCTGCCGTCCTTAACGGCGGCGACCTGCTCGCCGGCGCGCAGACCGGAACCGGCAAGACCGCCGGCTTCACGCTGCCGATCCTGCAGCGCCTGACGACGATGCAACCCGTCAACAACGCATCGGGCAAGCGCGCGGTGCGTGCGCTGATCCTCACGCCGACGCGCGAACTCGCGGCGCAGGTCGAGGAAAGCGTGCGCCAGTATGGCAAATACCTGAAGTTGAAGTCGACCGTGATGTTCGGCGGCGTCGGCATCAATCCGCAGATCGATGCGTTAAGGCGCGGCGTCGATATCGTCGTCGCGACCCCTGGCCGTCTGCTCGATCACATGCAGCAGAAGACGATCGATCTGTCGCAACTCGACATTCTCGTGCTCGATGAAGCCGACCGCATGCTCGACATGGGCTTCATTCACGACATCAAGCGCGTGCTCGCGAAGCTGCCGCCGAAGCGCCAGAACCTGCTCTTCTCGGCCACCTTCTCCGACGAAATCAAGACGCTTGCCGACAATCTGCTCGACGCGCCGGCGCTGATCGAAGTGGCTCGTCGCAACACGACGGCGGAATCGGTTGCGCAGAAGATTCACCCGGTCGATCGCGACAAGAAGCGCGAACTGCTCACGCACCTGATCCGCCGGCACAACTGGTTCCAGGTGCTGGTGTTCACGCGCACGAAGCATGGCGCGAACCGCCTCGCCGAACAGCTGACAAAGGACGGCATCAGCGCGCTCGCGATTCACGGCAACAAGAGCCAGTCGGCGCGTACGCGCGCGCTGGCTGAGTTCAAGGACGCCACGCTGCAGGTGCTGGTTGCCACCGATATCGCCGCGCGCGGCATCGACATCGACCAGTTGCCGCATGTCGTCAACTTCGACCTGCCGAATGTGCCGGAAGACTATGTGCACCGTATCGGCCGCACGGGCCGCGCCGGTGCAACGGGCGAGGCGGTGTCGCTGGTTTGCGTCGACGAACTGCAACTGCTGAAGGACATCGAGAAGCTCATCAAGCGGCCAGTGCCTCAGGAAGTGATCGCAGGCTTCGAGCCTGATCCGGACGCCAAGCCGGAACCGATCCTGCGGCGCGGTCAGGGCGGCGGTGGCGGTCGTCAGCCGCGTCAAGGTCAAGGCGCACCGAAGCGTGAGGGCGCGGCGCAGCCGCGTTCCGGTTCGCGCAGCGGCACGTCGCAACAGCAACCGCAGACGAGGCCTCAAGCCGCGAAGCCCGGTAGTAGCGGGCAAGCTCAGGTACGCAAGGACAACCCCCGTCACGAAACGACCCGTCACCACGACAAGCCGCGTGCCGCCACGCACGAGGCCGGCGCCGCTAACCGCGCACCGCGCAAGCCGCAAGGTGGCGGCCCCGGCGCGCTGCTGGGCGGCAAGCCCCGCGGCGACGCGCCGCGTAGCGCACATCCGCCGCGCAACGGCGGCCAACGGGGTCGCTGA
- a CDS encoding hemolysin III family protein produces MHIGERFNSVTHLVGTVLSVAGLATLVTMGALAGDPYKVVSFAVYGAMLFVLYAISTLYHSVRNPRLKAILQKCDHSAIYLLIAGSYTPFTLVTLRGPWGWSLFGVSWGLAALGIVQELTLGRRTRSVSMVLYVLMGWLALVAIRPLVEALPPAGTAWLVAGGIIYSVGIYFFINDERIRHGHGIWHLFVLAGSLCQFVSVARYVA; encoded by the coding sequence GTGCATATCGGTGAGCGTTTCAACAGCGTGACCCACCTCGTCGGCACGGTGCTGTCGGTTGCGGGACTGGCGACGCTTGTGACGATGGGCGCGCTTGCCGGCGATCCGTACAAGGTCGTGAGCTTCGCGGTGTACGGCGCAATGCTGTTCGTGCTGTATGCTATCTCCACGCTTTATCACAGTGTTCGCAATCCGCGTCTCAAGGCGATCCTGCAGAAATGCGACCATTCGGCGATCTACCTGCTGATCGCCGGCAGCTATACGCCGTTCACGCTGGTCACGTTGCGTGGTCCGTGGGGCTGGTCGCTGTTTGGCGTGAGCTGGGGGCTTGCTGCCCTCGGTATCGTGCAGGAACTGACGCTCGGGCGACGCACCCGCAGCGTTTCGATGGTGCTGTATGTCCTGATGGGATGGCTCGCGCTCGTTGCCATTCGTCCGCTGGTGGAGGCATTGCCTCCTGCGGGCACCGCATGGCTCGTGGCCGGCGGCATCATCTACAGTGTCGGTATCTATTTCTTCATCAACGACGAGCGCATCCGGCATGGACATGGCATCTGGCACCTGTTCGTGCTGGCCGGCAGTCTGTGTCAATTCGTCAGTGTTGCGCGCTATGTCGCGTGA